From a single Ignavibacteriota bacterium genomic region:
- a CDS encoding glycosyl transferase, with product MYSGILVGYFGGQDGAGKAFRHLRGKGFRVAAHASKGADGSLIVGDSPGWRLYAGALTVFVLFGATALAALLAGAWPLQHSWNTLLIPSVLCGVIGASLYLMWQRRTGARIGPSIIREHARWLVSGESVLILQVPFANMHVPVTLLTEFGEIPPALFIEYPDRVGETKEAGRTVRSLRSLSGTQLQEHARRLSVTHRLAPGARHDPALLKRIEQDRLRLHEACLDLDVANTLEQSVSPVAEWLLDNEYVIEGTARNIVLNMPRRFYRQLPVLTGEPGEEQPRVSALAKELVQHSDLRVDRDSILAFLTAYQRDLPLTIGELWAVPQMLRIALIEGIQQIAARTRTELRERSVANLWANRLIVVSRRDPQRIFSILAEMTSTHPDPSPYFASQLVDYLYDEESALAPVQSWLERTCQRSLNDLSAVAKARQTSDQVSVGNAFSSLRRLDLLDWNVCFEELSRVEWLLRQDPAGVYACTDFTTRDRCRRAVEDLRRGSGLAEDHIAGRALDLATTLFHSAGNDVHAGHVATFLIGDRRGELAALIGGRESPGFRMLQWTYRHHALLYSLALGIFTLLSILVPLQLGLSGAHPAVRLLITVLLIVPGSQLALEVVNFLVMRLLPPRILPKMDYRVSGIPDACRTLVVVPVILTTPDAVSEEAEKLEIRYLANKEDNLLFGLFTDLPDAPNAHQEGDDVLVRKAKAMIRELNARYGGKRFLLFHRDRTWNDSEQQYIGWERKRGKLEELNGLINGTRQRGAPRLLHVGDHGQLVNIRYIITLDSDTQLPNGTARRMIETLSHPLNQVRFDKSGHVIDGYTIIQPRVSASLPSMSGSPFSRLFSNPVGIDPYTSAVSDVHQDLAGEGSYHGKGIYDVRAFHRILANRFPESRILSHDLIEGVHVRVGLASDIELFDEFPQDYQSYIKRHHRWVRGDWQIAEWILPFVPGRGGQRIPNALSHFARGKIFDNLRRSLLPVASTVLLVASWSISLQAGVIASCVVGAQLLLHSMSQPLAWATTSPGATRLSLRKFAHDLLRVGVEAALLPYQGWQALDAIVRALHRRFVSHRKLLEWTPARAMEGHARSRLPAFLRSMGLASLCSLLGAVFVYVSSSPAMGIALPWLVLWVLSPGIGWLLNRRPTVRLPETLLKEADKLFLRNVACRTWRYFAEFVNERTSWLPPDNYQVAYQDQLAMRTSPTNIGLWMVSALGAHQFGYISIDDVIRRLSATMKTIAGLERHEGHLLNWYDIQTLVPLKPRYVSTVDSGNLLGALVALDQGLGSMIRTELLDDRACAGLYDAGEALRQAIVADRSPAVDVEAVRSMLGTWGAPPDRIVDLIATLRGMQRVVEDLYVADSACGQEAGHVPLRTRPLHELLGSWIAIIDRYLGWIEIMGERPAEVVARGDPEAISALTHALSRAPSLHDLARGELAWIESLQRIRAHASAEDTALLEWIDRVFASFDTAKWFAGEMVASGERLREDVRGLSASMNMRFLYDNGRRLFSIGYNVTEGRLDHAYYDLLASEARLGSFIAIARGDVPAEHWFAMGRPYGALERRQVLLSWTGTMFEYLMPLLFQRTYPRSLLDRATREAVVAQMSYGKAHHAPWGMSESASGDLDINKTYQYNAFGVPSLGLKRGLTEEVVVAPYATLLALSIVPREGVANLRRLTTLGMLGPYGFFEAMDFSKQTEREGQRGVIVQAYMAHHQGMGFLALVNLLQGDLLQGYFHDDMRVRTVEPLLQERTPHIPPSNQISMRARVSSVAALGEVAPSVSQFATAHTATPRTQLLSNGRLALMITNAGGGYIRWNDIDITRWMSDRTRDPWGVFCYIHDVDAGRLWCTTYQPVGGKPDGFSADFSLDRAVFHRVDHGIESETEIIVVPDDDVEIRRITLINRSLRSRQLDLTSYYELALAPHKSDRQHPAFNKLFIQTEAVPGERAILASRRLRQENETPIHIGHRFTGGKPDSGEIRYETDRTRFIGRGRTLAAPMGAVQEPGNSQGVALDPILSLRESVIVDPGERVQLSMIVACGPSREYVLRMMNKYGDETVIARAMDLAWGAAQLELRLMRIQPDDARRFQQLGSHMLFPNLLLRSPAERIAENRKGQAGLWAYGISGDLPIALVAIDEKQDLGLVRQMLQAHAYWRMHGLTTDLVILNEESPGYERPLHEQLERSVHADAGIAGIDRPGGVFLRSAESIPADDQTLLRAVAAVVMVAARGNLSQQLGVPPESPDLPAPLVARREYRDPSAALPFMELPYFNSIGGFTPDGREYAIYLGPGMHTPMPWVNVMANPGFGTLVSETGSGFTWQGNSQSNRLTQWSNDPVTDPASEAIYVRDEETGAYWTPCARPIREPGAYRARHGAGYSVFEHNSHGIEQELTVFVPVDDDGGEPVKLQRLVLRNDSARTRRLSVTYYVEWTLGDFRESSQMHVVTGWDGEANAILAYNHYHPDSADQVAFAAISLGADSYSADRTHFLGRNRSVENPAAMERVGLSRRTGAGLDPCAAVQAMIRLLPGEQIELTCMVGQVPTVLKARELVHRYRDNRSVEAALAVTRAWWDERLGAISTRTPEPAMDLLVNRWLLYQTLVCRLWGRSGFYQSGGAYGFRDQLQDVMALLYTSPGETRKHILRAASRQFAEGDVQHWWHPQNGAGIRSRISDDLLWLPAVVAHYVRITGDVSILHESVPFLQAPALERSQHESLQVPAVSPLRTSLFDHCQRAIARGQTAGEHGLPLIGTGDWNDGMNRVGAGGKGESVWLAWFLADVLKGMAELSGHLGLEEARGKYSSDRAALIAAVEAFAWDGQWYIRATSDDGTPIGASACVEARIDSLPQSWAWISGAADGDRAKTALSSAWEHLVREDEGLILLFDPPFNQTVPSPGYIQGYPPGVRENGGQYTHAALWLVLAMARSGDGTRAGRMMRMLNPVEHTRDPGSVWRYGTEPYVIAADVYRLPGRTGQGGWSWYTGSAGLMYRVWVEDILGLRVRGETMEIVPVIPEWWDGFTLTYRHGDAIYEIHVENPYHCERGVTRVVMDGRPMRDGIIPLVRDLVKHRIVVRMEKSNVPDASSSTSVDGGYAAGTVS from the coding sequence ATGTACTCAGGCATACTCGTTGGTTACTTCGGCGGGCAGGATGGAGCAGGCAAGGCCTTCCGCCATCTCCGCGGGAAAGGCTTCCGCGTCGCCGCGCATGCGAGCAAAGGTGCAGACGGAAGCCTGATCGTCGGGGATTCGCCCGGTTGGCGACTCTATGCCGGGGCGCTGACGGTGTTCGTTCTCTTCGGGGCGACCGCGCTCGCGGCATTGTTGGCGGGCGCATGGCCTCTGCAGCATTCGTGGAACACACTCCTGATCCCATCGGTCCTCTGCGGTGTGATCGGAGCTTCACTGTATCTGATGTGGCAACGCCGCACGGGTGCACGGATCGGTCCGTCCATCATTCGAGAGCACGCGCGATGGCTGGTCTCCGGCGAAAGTGTCCTGATCCTCCAGGTCCCATTCGCGAACATGCATGTCCCGGTGACACTTCTCACGGAATTCGGCGAGATCCCCCCCGCACTCTTCATCGAGTATCCTGATCGGGTCGGCGAGACCAAAGAGGCCGGGAGAACGGTGAGATCTCTGAGATCTCTGAGCGGGACCCAGCTTCAAGAACATGCCCGACGCCTGTCTGTCACCCACCGGTTGGCTCCCGGCGCACGCCACGATCCCGCGCTGCTCAAGCGTATCGAACAGGATCGCCTCCGGCTTCACGAAGCATGCCTCGATCTTGACGTGGCCAACACGCTGGAACAGAGCGTTTCGCCCGTGGCCGAATGGCTGCTCGACAATGAGTATGTCATCGAAGGCACCGCCCGGAACATCGTGCTCAACATGCCACGACGGTTCTACCGTCAGCTGCCCGTGTTGACCGGTGAACCCGGGGAGGAACAGCCGCGGGTGTCTGCGCTCGCGAAGGAACTTGTCCAGCATTCCGATCTGCGTGTGGACAGGGACAGCATCCTGGCATTCCTTACCGCCTATCAGCGTGATCTCCCGTTGACCATCGGTGAACTGTGGGCCGTCCCCCAGATGCTCCGGATCGCGCTGATCGAAGGCATTCAACAGATCGCGGCGCGGACCCGGACGGAATTGCGCGAGCGCAGCGTTGCCAATCTGTGGGCGAACAGGCTCATCGTGGTGAGCCGGCGCGACCCCCAGCGCATCTTCTCGATCCTGGCGGAAATGACCTCGACACACCCGGACCCGAGTCCGTACTTCGCGTCGCAGTTGGTCGATTATCTCTATGATGAAGAGTCCGCGCTGGCACCCGTGCAGAGTTGGCTTGAGCGCACATGCCAGAGATCCTTGAACGATCTCAGTGCCGTCGCCAAGGCCCGGCAGACCAGCGATCAGGTCTCCGTCGGAAATGCATTTTCCAGTTTGCGGCGGCTTGACCTCCTCGACTGGAATGTGTGCTTTGAAGAGTTGAGCCGGGTGGAGTGGTTGCTTCGCCAGGACCCGGCCGGGGTGTATGCCTGCACGGATTTCACCACACGTGATCGCTGCCGGAGAGCCGTCGAAGATCTCCGTCGGGGATCCGGGCTTGCCGAAGATCATATCGCCGGTCGCGCCCTTGATCTTGCCACAACACTGTTTCATAGCGCCGGCAACGATGTGCACGCGGGCCACGTGGCAACATTTCTCATCGGAGATCGGAGAGGCGAACTGGCGGCATTGATCGGGGGTCGTGAGTCTCCGGGATTCAGGATGCTGCAGTGGACGTACCGGCACCACGCACTCTTGTATTCGCTTGCGCTCGGTATCTTCACTCTTCTCAGTATACTGGTCCCGCTGCAATTGGGCTTGTCCGGCGCACACCCCGCCGTGCGGCTTCTGATCACAGTCCTTCTGATCGTCCCGGGAAGTCAACTGGCGCTCGAGGTGGTGAATTTCCTCGTCATGCGGCTGTTGCCTCCACGCATCTTGCCGAAGATGGACTACAGGGTGTCGGGTATCCCCGACGCGTGCCGGACGCTTGTGGTGGTGCCCGTGATCCTGACGACGCCGGATGCGGTGTCCGAAGAAGCGGAAAAACTGGAGATCCGGTACCTTGCGAACAAAGAGGATAACCTGCTCTTTGGACTCTTCACGGACCTTCCTGATGCACCGAACGCGCACCAGGAGGGGGACGACGTATTGGTCCGGAAGGCGAAGGCAATGATCCGGGAATTGAACGCCCGGTATGGAGGCAAGCGCTTTCTCCTCTTCCACCGTGACCGTACATGGAATGACTCCGAACAACAGTATATCGGCTGGGAACGGAAACGCGGCAAGCTGGAAGAGCTGAATGGTCTGATCAATGGCACCCGGCAACGCGGGGCACCGCGTCTGCTCCATGTCGGCGATCATGGCCAGTTGGTGAACATACGATACATCATCACCCTGGACAGCGATACGCAGCTGCCGAATGGCACCGCGCGCCGGATGATCGAAACACTGTCGCATCCGCTGAACCAGGTCCGCTTCGACAAGAGTGGCCATGTGATCGATGGGTATACGATCATCCAGCCACGTGTGAGCGCATCGCTGCCCAGCATGAGCGGGTCGCCTTTCAGTCGCTTGTTCTCCAATCCGGTCGGGATCGACCCGTATACGAGTGCGGTCTCGGATGTGCATCAGGACCTCGCCGGGGAGGGCTCCTATCATGGCAAGGGGATCTACGATGTCCGGGCCTTTCACCGGATCCTCGCGAACAGATTCCCTGAATCAAGGATACTCAGCCATGACCTCATCGAGGGAGTGCACGTGCGGGTGGGTCTGGCGAGCGATATCGAACTGTTTGACGAGTTCCCGCAGGACTATCAGAGCTACATCAAGCGCCATCACCGGTGGGTGAGGGGCGATTGGCAGATCGCGGAATGGATCCTTCCCTTTGTGCCGGGGCGCGGTGGTCAGAGGATCCCGAACGCGCTCTCCCATTTTGCGCGCGGGAAGATCTTTGACAATCTCCGCCGGAGTCTTCTCCCGGTCGCCAGTACGGTGCTCCTCGTCGCATCATGGTCGATCTCGTTGCAGGCCGGTGTGATCGCCTCCTGTGTGGTCGGTGCCCAGCTGCTGCTCCACTCGATGTCGCAGCCTCTCGCCTGGGCCACCACATCCCCCGGTGCCACGCGACTCTCTCTGAGGAAATTCGCCCATGATCTCCTCCGCGTGGGTGTGGAAGCTGCCCTCCTGCCATATCAAGGCTGGCAGGCCCTGGATGCGATCGTGCGCGCGCTCCATCGTCGGTTCGTTTCCCACCGAAAACTTCTGGAATGGACCCCGGCGCGGGCCATGGAAGGGCATGCACGATCACGCCTCCCCGCGTTCCTTCGCTCGATGGGCCTTGCAAGCCTCTGCAGTCTTCTTGGTGCGGTGTTCGTCTACGTCTCCTCAAGCCCGGCCATGGGGATCGCACTCCCGTGGCTCGTTCTCTGGGTCCTCTCACCCGGCATCGGGTGGCTTTTGAACCGGAGGCCGACAGTGCGGCTTCCGGAGACACTCCTGAAGGAAGCAGACAAGCTCTTCTTACGAAACGTTGCCTGCCGGACCTGGCGGTATTTCGCCGAGTTCGTGAATGAGCGTACATCATGGCTGCCTCCCGACAACTACCAGGTCGCCTATCAGGATCAGCTTGCGATGCGCACCAGTCCGACCAACATCGGACTCTGGATGGTCAGTGCGCTCGGAGCCCACCAATTCGGCTATATCAGTATCGACGATGTCATTCGCCGACTCTCGGCGACCATGAAGACGATCGCCGGGCTGGAAAGACACGAAGGGCATCTGTTGAACTGGTACGACATCCAGACGCTTGTTCCCTTGAAGCCGCGGTATGTCTCAACGGTGGACAGTGGCAATCTCCTCGGTGCGCTCGTGGCTCTGGACCAGGGACTCGGATCGATGATACGCACGGAGCTGCTCGACGACAGAGCGTGTGCCGGGCTTTACGATGCAGGTGAAGCTCTGCGCCAGGCCATCGTGGCGGATCGATCCCCCGCCGTCGACGTGGAGGCCGTGCGATCCATGCTGGGCACCTGGGGTGCTCCCCCGGACCGCATCGTGGATCTGATCGCCACGCTCCGTGGCATGCAGCGCGTGGTGGAAGATCTGTACGTGGCCGATAGTGCCTGTGGACAGGAAGCAGGACATGTTCCCCTCCGAACCCGGCCACTCCACGAACTCCTTGGCTCATGGATCGCCATCATTGACCGGTACCTTGGCTGGATCGAGATCATGGGGGAGAGGCCTGCAGAAGTTGTTGCCCGGGGAGACCCAGAGGCCATCTCGGCCCTTACCCACGCCCTCAGCCGTGCGCCGTCGCTCCACGACCTTGCCCGGGGCGAGCTTGCCTGGATCGAATCGCTGCAACGGATCCGTGCTCATGCATCAGCGGAAGACACGGCACTGCTCGAATGGATCGATCGTGTGTTCGCCTCCTTTGATACAGCGAAATGGTTCGCCGGTGAGATGGTCGCGTCCGGCGAACGACTGCGCGAGGATGTGCGTGGGCTGTCCGCATCCATGAATATGAGATTCCTGTACGACAACGGCCGGCGTCTTTTTTCGATCGGGTACAATGTTACCGAGGGCCGCCTGGATCACGCGTACTACGACTTGCTTGCCAGTGAAGCGCGTCTCGGTAGTTTCATTGCGATCGCGCGAGGTGACGTCCCGGCAGAGCACTGGTTCGCCATGGGCCGGCCGTACGGGGCTCTCGAGCGCCGGCAGGTATTGCTCAGTTGGACCGGCACCATGTTTGAATACCTGATGCCCCTGCTCTTTCAGCGCACATATCCTCGCTCGCTCCTGGATCGTGCCACGCGGGAAGCGGTGGTGGCACAGATGTCCTACGGAAAAGCACACCACGCGCCCTGGGGGATGTCGGAATCCGCTTCCGGGGACCTGGACATCAACAAGACCTATCAATACAACGCCTTCGGAGTGCCGTCGCTGGGGCTGAAGCGGGGATTGACGGAAGAGGTGGTCGTGGCACCCTACGCGACTCTTCTTGCGTTGAGCATCGTTCCTCGCGAGGGGGTCGCCAATTTACGGCGGCTCACCACACTCGGGATGCTTGGCCCCTACGGGTTCTTCGAAGCCATGGATTTCAGCAAACAGACGGAGCGTGAAGGGCAACGTGGCGTGATCGTGCAGGCGTATATGGCCCATCATCAGGGGATGGGTTTTCTGGCGTTGGTGAATCTTCTTCAGGGGGATCTCCTCCAGGGGTACTTCCACGACGATATGCGTGTCCGTACCGTCGAACCGCTGTTGCAGGAACGCACTCCCCATATTCCGCCTTCGAACCAGATCTCCATGCGCGCCCGGGTCTCTTCCGTAGCGGCCCTGGGGGAAGTTGCACCCTCCGTGAGCCAATTCGCGACGGCACACACTGCCACCCCGCGGACGCAGTTGCTTTCGAACGGCCGATTGGCATTGATGATCACGAATGCGGGAGGCGGCTACATTCGCTGGAACGACATTGATATCACACGATGGATGTCGGACCGGACCCGGGATCCATGGGGGGTGTTCTGTTACATCCATGATGTCGACGCGGGCCGGCTGTGGTGCACCACCTATCAACCGGTCGGCGGGAAACCGGACGGGTTCTCGGCGGATTTCTCTCTTGACCGCGCAGTGTTCCACCGCGTCGACCATGGCATCGAGAGCGAAACGGAGATCATCGTGGTGCCTGACGATGACGTGGAGATACGGCGGATCACGCTGATCAATCGGTCGCTGCGGTCACGTCAACTCGACCTGACAAGCTATTATGAACTCGCTCTCGCTCCACACAAGTCCGACCGCCAGCATCCGGCGTTCAACAAGCTTTTCATCCAGACGGAAGCCGTACCCGGTGAGCGCGCGATACTTGCTTCCCGGCGACTGCGGCAGGAGAATGAAACGCCGATCCATATCGGACATCGGTTCACCGGGGGAAAACCCGACAGCGGAGAGATCCGGTATGAGACTGACCGGACCCGATTCATCGGACGTGGGCGGACCCTTGCGGCACCCATGGGAGCCGTTCAGGAGCCGGGGAACAGCCAGGGAGTTGCTCTGGATCCCATCCTGAGTCTTCGGGAGAGTGTGATCGTGGATCCCGGTGAGCGCGTCCAACTCTCGATGATCGTTGCCTGCGGCCCGAGCCGGGAGTACGTCCTGAGGATGATGAACAAGTATGGCGATGAGACCGTCATTGCACGAGCAATGGACCTGGCGTGGGGTGCGGCCCAGCTTGAGCTGCGCCTCATGCGGATACAACCCGATGATGCGCGCCGCTTCCAGCAACTGGGAAGTCACATGCTCTTTCCCAATCTTCTCCTCCGCTCACCGGCAGAACGCATCGCCGAGAACCGCAAGGGACAGGCCGGCCTGTGGGCGTACGGGATCTCGGGAGATCTGCCCATCGCGCTCGTCGCCATCGATGAGAAACAGGATCTTGGCCTGGTGCGCCAGATGCTCCAGGCCCATGCGTACTGGCGCATGCACGGACTCACGACCGATCTTGTGATCCTGAATGAGGAGTCGCCGGGCTATGAACGTCCCTTGCATGAGCAGCTCGAGCGATCGGTCCATGCGGACGCGGGCATTGCCGGGATCGACCGGCCGGGCGGCGTTTTCCTGCGCAGTGCGGAATCGATCCCGGCGGATGATCAGACGCTCTTGCGGGCCGTTGCCGCTGTGGTCATGGTTGCCGCACGTGGAAACCTCTCGCAGCAGCTCGGTGTGCCGCCGGAATCTCCCGACCTTCCCGCGCCGCTTGTGGCACGGCGGGAATACCGCGATCCCTCCGCTGCCTTGCCATTCATGGAACTCCCGTACTTCAACAGCATCGGCGGGTTCACCCCGGATGGCCGCGAATACGCCATCTATCTCGGGCCTGGCATGCATACGCCGATGCCATGGGTCAATGTCATGGCAAACCCCGGATTCGGAACGCTCGTCAGTGAGACCGGTTCCGGGTTCACGTGGCAAGGGAACAGTCAGAGCAACAGGCTGACGCAATGGTCGAACGATCCGGTAACAGACCCGGCGAGCGAAGCCATCTATGTGCGTGATGAAGAGACGGGCGCCTACTGGACACCCTGCGCGCGGCCGATCCGGGAACCGGGCGCGTACCGTGCGAGGCACGGTGCGGGATATTCAGTCTTTGAGCACAACAGTCACGGCATCGAACAGGAACTGACGGTCTTTGTCCCTGTGGATGACGACGGCGGAGAGCCGGTGAAGTTACAGAGGCTGGTGTTACGCAATGATTCTGCGCGGACACGCCGGCTCTCGGTGACGTACTATGTGGAGTGGACCCTTGGCGATTTCCGGGAGTCCTCGCAGATGCATGTGGTAACCGGGTGGGACGGTGAAGCCAACGCGATCCTCGCCTACAACCACTACCATCCGGATTCTGCGGATCAGGTGGCATTTGCGGCGATCAGCCTGGGTGCAGATTCCTACTCCGCAGATCGGACCCACTTTCTCGGGCGCAATCGCTCGGTGGAGAATCCCGCAGCGATGGAGCGTGTCGGGTTGTCGCGCCGGACCGGGGCAGGCCTCGATCCGTGTGCTGCGGTGCAGGCCATGATCCGCCTCCTCCCGGGCGAACAGATCGAACTGACCTGTATGGTGGGTCAGGTTCCTACGGTGCTCAAGGCCAGAGAGCTGGTCCATAGATATCGGGACAACAGATCGGTGGAAGCAGCGCTGGCCGTTACACGAGCGTGGTGGGATGAGCGGTTGGGAGCGATCAGCACCCGGACGCCGGAGCCCGCGATGGATCTGCTCGTGAACCGCTGGCTGTTGTATCAAACCCTCGTATGCCGCCTCTGGGGCCGGTCCGGCTTCTATCAATCGGGTGGAGCCTACGGGTTCCGCGATCAGTTGCAGGATGTGATGGCACTGCTCTACACCTCGCCCGGAGAGACACGGAAGCATATCCTTCGGGCAGCAAGCCGTCAGTTCGCTGAGGGAGATGTGCAGCACTGGTGGCATCCACAGAACGGAGCCGGGATCCGTTCGCGGATCTCCGATGACCTCCTCTGGCTTCCCGCTGTGGTGGCACACTACGTCAGGATCACCGGGGATGTGTCCATCCTTCATGAATCCGTGCCATTCCTGCAAGCGCCTGCACTCGAGCGGTCCCAACACGAAAGCCTCCAGGTGCCGGCGGTCTCTCCGTTGCGCACGTCGCTCTTCGATCATTGCCAGCGGGCTATCGCACGTGGCCAAACGGCCGGCGAACACGGCCTGCCGTTGATCGGAACGGGGGATTGGAATGATGGCATGAACAGGGTCGGTGCCGGAGGCAAGGGAGAGAGTGTGTGGCTGGCATGGTTCCTTGCGGACGTGTTGAAAGGAATGGCCGAATTGTCGGGCCACCTGGGCCTGGAAGAGGCACGCGGCAAATATTCGAGCGACCGTGCGGCATTGATCGCCGCAGTGGAAGCCTTCGCCTGGGACGGGCAGTGGTACATCCGGGCGACCTCCGACGATGGAACACCGATCGGTGCTTCAGCATGTGTCGAGGCGCGCATCGATTCCCTCCCGCAATCATGGGCCTGGATCAGCGGTGCCGCTGATGGCGATCGGGCAAAGACAGCGTTGAGTTCCGCGTGGGAGCACCTCGTCAGGGAGGATGAGGGGCTGATCCTTCTGTTCGACCCACCCTTCAACCAAACGGTCCCTTCGCCCGGGTATATTCAAGGATACCCGCCTGGGGTGCGTGAGAATGGGGGACAGTACACGCATGCGGCGCTCTGGTTGGTGCTGGCGATGGCGCGGAGCGGTGATGGCACGCGCGCAGGAAGGATGATGCGCATGCTCAATCCTGTCGAACATACGCGTGACCCTGGATCGGTCTGGCGCTACGGCACGGAGCCGTACGTCATCGCTGCAGATGTCTACCGGCTACCGGGAAGGACCGGACAGGGGGGTTGGTCATGGTATACAGGATCAGCGGGACTGATGTACCGGGTCTGGGTCGAAGATATCCTCGGTCTACGCGTGCGGGGGGAAACGATGGAGATCGTTCCCGTGATCCCCGAGTGGTGGGATGGGTTCACGTTGACCTACCGGCACGGCGATGCGATCTACGAGATACACGTTGAGAATCCATACCATTGCGAACGAGGGGTCACACGTGTCGTGATGGATGGACGTCCGATGAGGGACGGTATCATTCCGCTTGTCCGTGACCTCGTCAAACACCGGATCGTCGTACGCATGGAAAAATCGAATGTGCCGGATGCGTCCTCCTCCACATCAGTGGATGGTGGATATGCAGCCGGCACAGTGTCGTGA
- a CDS encoding GlsB/YeaQ/YmgE family stress response membrane protein yields MSTEHVLLFLVIGVFVGFFAGKLVKGSGFGIVGDVILGVFGSFLGVWLFGLLGIGSGGVLGLFLAALVGALLLLYVIRSSRLA; encoded by the coding sequence ATGAGCACAGAACACGTGTTGCTTTTCCTCGTGATCGGCGTTTTCGTTGGATTCTTTGCCGGGAAGCTCGTCAAGGGTTCGGGGTTCGGGATCGTCGGGGATGTGATCCTCGGTGTCTTCGGGTCCTTTCTCGGCGTCTGGCTCTTCGGCCTTCTGGGTATTGGAAGTGGTGGGGTGCTCGGGCTGTTCCTGGCTGCGCTGGTCGGAGCGCTGCTCCTCCTGTATGTGATCCGGTCGTCGCGGCTCGCCTGA
- a CDS encoding MarC family NAAT transporter, with protein MTGIADFLSWVGVTLITLVPIINPVSTAVLLLSISAHLTAAERNRQITWACLYMTGILVTFLLAGHLVMVIFGISIPGIRIAGGLVIGILGFRMLFPDEDQVPVVNKADAEQKRDIAFSPLAMPSLAGPGAIATVITMSSAINGRHGNDKPWAYAGVVIAIIVAALVSWAVLRGAGGLRRVLGMNGVNSLSRIMGFLLVCIGVQFVINGVRDLVLDASFWK; from the coding sequence GTGACCGGCATAGCTGATTTTCTCTCGTGGGTGGGGGTCACCCTCATTACGCTCGTCCCGATCATCAACCCCGTGAGCACTGCGGTACTCCTGCTGAGCATCAGTGCTCATCTGACCGCGGCGGAGCGCAACAGGCAGATCACATGGGCCTGTCTCTATATGACGGGCATCCTTGTGACGTTCCTCCTTGCCGGGCATCTCGTCATGGTGATCTTCGGCATCTCCATTCCCGGCATCCGCATCGCAGGCGGGCTCGTCATCGGTATTCTCGGATTCAGGATGCTGTTTCCTGATGAGGATCAGGTTCCTGTTGTGAACAAGGCGGACGCTGAGCAGAAGCGGGACATCGCGTTCAGTCCACTGGCCATGCCGAGCCTGGCCGGCCCGGGTGCGATCGCGACCGTGATCACCATGTCGTCGGCGATCAACGGCCGCCATGGGAATGATAAACCCTGGGCCTACGCCGGAGTCGTCATTGCCATCATTGTTGCCGCGCTTGTCTCATGGGCCGTTCTCCGGGGAGCGGGAGGTCTACGCCGCGTGCTTGGAATGAACGGAGTGAATAGTCTCTCGCGGATCATGGGATTCCTTCTTGTGTGTATTGGTGTTCAGTTCGTGATCAATGGGGTGCGGGACCTCGTGCTGGACGCGAGTTTCTGGAAATAG